From one Mya arenaria isolate MELC-2E11 chromosome 4, ASM2691426v1 genomic stretch:
- the LOC128230636 gene encoding uncharacterized protein LOC128230636: MGQSSSSRYREEEQANGRGSRNRNKNMKRAKQAAKKLKKADIDGVDGEATVEAPPEGGLSGWAVCGGSAVITSATAVVRTTVHVSVDSINTAFNVTKAGNKTTGNVTTPAPVPATTARNIDYNGCLNYLLANFPGSDDPGFINCVNLGVPTYHPCMENYFQGVDPATVPPGMQDLCQFNLNQPQPLTAGNVFSATVTTDDEVGTRLEYIFVYISLLCVLLGAMLAVFLGYRITSVIGSVLVAVGFIVASFLDEEVAVTVLSAGVGGIGTALLRVAAIIAVLEYFDELRMRAIVLSGMGAVLINFLMIGITFIDGIDLNWTKTFKFQAIPAGISLVASFALKPLKLKSRRDRRGNQISGCGAKCSDYIFSGDLFTDIVFYLVVLVFLLDQTGRPIFSEGMQPIMEEKGFSQTKVDIQPFIENGGALLGLLLLLCWKRHDLPGNLAVLAAMDALIGILSLHVPEMTSYAWAAAYSAIFGFTDGLGLAIHNDKLTKEDVVQIHAF, from the exons ATGGGGCAATCTTCTAGCAGTAGATACAGAGAAGAAGAACAG GCTAATGGTCGCGGAAgcagaaacagaaacaaaaacatgaaaaggGCTAAACAG GCCGCAAAGAAACTAAAGAAAGCGGACATCGATGGCGTGGATGGTGAGGCGACGGTCGAGGCGCCACCGGAAGGCGGATTAAGCGGCTGGGCTGTTTGTGGTGGCAGTGCTGTCATCACTTCCGCTACAGCCGTCGTTCGCACTACAGTCCACGTGTCCGTCGACTCCATCAACACCGCGTTCAACGTTACAAAGGCAGGGAACAAAACAACCGGAAACGTGACGACGCCAGCGCCTGTGCCAGCTACGACAGCCAGGAACATTGACTACAACGGATGTTTAAATTACCTGTTGGCGAACTTTCCTGGAAGTGATGACCCCGGCTTCATTAACTGTGTAAATCTTGGCGTCCCTACCTATCACCCGTGCATGGAGAATTATTTCCAAGGTGTCGACCCCGCAACTGTCCCACCGGGGATGCAGGATTTATGCCAATTTAATCTCAACCAGCCACAGCCTCTGACCGCCGGAAACGTGTTCTCTGCAACCGTTACCACGGACGATGAAGTCGGTACACGCTTAGaatacatatttgtatacataagTCTTCTCTGTG TGCTCCTTGGCGCAATGCTGGCGGTTTTCCTCGGTTACCGGATTACTTCCGTCATTGGATCTGTGCTGGTGGCGGTGGGGTTTATCGTAGCCTCGTTCCTGGACGAGGAAGTCGCGGTAACAGTGCTCAGTGCGGGCGTTGGCG GTATCGGGACGGCTTTACTACGCGTTGCCGCCATTATTGCGGTGCTCGAGTACTTTGACgaactgcgcatgcgcgcaaTCGTGCTGAGCGGAATGGGGGCGGTGCTTATCAACTTTTTGATGATTGGGATCACGTTCATTGACGGGATAGACCTGAACTGGACAAAAACGTTCAAATTCCAAGCCATTCCGGCAG GCATCAGTCTAGTAGCGAGTTTTGCCCTTAAACCGCTCAAGCTGAAGTCACGCAGAGACCGGAGGGGAAACCAGATATCAGGATGCGGTGCGAAGTGCTCTGACTACATCTTCAGTGGGGACCTTTTCACGGACATCGTGTTTTACCTCGTGGTCCTCGTGTTTCTACTGGATCAGACTG GTCGACCGATCTTCAGCGAGGGAATGCAGCCAATCATGGAGGAGAAAGGCTTTTCCCAGACCAAAGTCGACATCCAGCCCTTCATTGAGAACGGAGGTGCCCTTCTGgggctgctactgctgctgtgTTGGAAACGGCACGACCTTCCTGGGAATCTGGCGGTTCTGGCGGCCATGGACGCCTTGATCGGGATACTCTCGCTCCACGTGCCGGAAATGACTTCATACGCATGGGCGGCTGCGTATTCGGCGATTTTCGGTTTTACCGATG GTCTAGGTTTGGCTATTCATAATGATAAACTGACCAAGGAAGATGTTGTACAGATACATGCCTTctaa